The genomic stretch CGCTCGATCAGCTTGGCGCCAACCTCCTCCTGCAGGAACCCGACCCGGCGCGACACCGTCGCGACGTTCAGGCCGACTTGGCGGGCGGCCGGCAAGACACCGCCGTGACGTCGTATGGCCTGCAAAGTCGCCAAATTGTCCCATTGCCCCCAAAGCGCCGGAAGCTCCCTGGTTCTGAGGGCCTTGCGCATTTTCATATGGCGCTGCGAATTCTCGGAGGTCCGAAACGGTTTTATCTAAAATACAACATTTGCATACGATTCTAGGCGGAACATGGTATGCAATCCGAAATTCAGCAGAATGGCGGCACCTCCACCGGAATGCTTGCCAGTACAGGGGAAGACGGGCCGGCGCGCTTACGGACGCGCGCACAGGATCCGGCAATCGCCGCACTTCGAAACCTGCAACACGCCATCTCGGAAGCCGACCGGCTGGACGGCCCCGGCGGGCCGCCCAAGGCCGTTATTTCCGCACTGTTGGCCGCCGACCATGCCTTCGTGAGCACCGCGGCCACGACATGGCGTGGCGCCATGCGCAAGCTGGGCTATGCGCTGGCACAAACCAGCCCCGAGGAGCGCGGGGAACATCCCACACGGTATTTCGTCTCGGCGGCGGAGGATTTGCAACGCATGTCCGCCGACACAAGGGGCCGGCCAGTCCGCCTGCGCCTGAAGTCCCGGGGGCGGAAACTCTGAAATGCCGCCGGCCGTCCCATCCTCGCCTCGACAGCCCGCAGCCATACAGGTGGGCGATACGGTGCGGATCCCCGGCATGGAAGCGGTGACCACGACCGCGATGCCCGACGGACGGTCCCGCCATTCCCGCGGTCCCGCCCTTGGAACGGTGATCGCACATCTTCCCGGCGGCAGGGTCCGGGTCACCGCCCCGTTCGGCAGCCTCGTCCTGGACAAGGTCGGCCTGATCCGGGTCTCCGGCGATGTCGCCGGAAACAGGGCGTAACGAATACTCTTGCCGGAACCCCTGCCTGGTATGGGGGCGGGCCGCCCGCATGGACCGACCCGCCCACCGTATCAGGTGCCGGACAGCCCCTTGCGCCAACCGAACGCGCGGGCCGCGACCAGAAGCGCGGCGACAAGCGCGATCGCGGTCAGCAGTCCCTGGGCGGCCGGCCCGGTGACGAAGACCGTGTAGTCCCCGTCCGAAACGGTCAGCGCCCGGCGGAAGCTCGTCTCCAACCGGTCGCCAAGCACCAGGGCCAGGAGCAAGGGGGCCACGTCGAACGAGAATTTCCGCAGCACGTACCCGATCGCCCCCGCCCCGGCCATCAGCATGAGGTCCAGGGCCGAGGCGTCGACCGCATAAACACCGATGATCGAGATCAGCAGGACGAGCGGGCTCAGGATGCCGCTCGGGATCCGCAGCAGGCTGGTGAACAGGCCGACGAACGGCAGGTTCAGCAGGAGCAGGATCAGGTTGCCCAGATACATGCTGGCGATCAGGCCCCAGAACACCTGCGGATGGTCGCTGATGAGCTGGGGTCCCGGCTGCACGCCGTGCACGAGCATGGCCGAGAGCAGGATGGCGGTCGCCGGGATGGCCGGAATGCCCAGGACCAGCAGCGGGATCATGGACGATCCCGTCGTCGCGTTGTTCGCCGTCTCCGGCCCCGCCACGCCCGCGATGGCGCCCTTGCCGAACTCCTCCGGCCGCTTCGAAAGGCGCTTCTCCAGGGCGTAGGACACGAACGTGGACACGATGTGCGAGATGCCCGGCACGATCCCGAACACGAACCCGACGACCGAGCCGCGCGCGATGGCGGGCGCCGCCTCCTGCAGATCCGCGCGCCGCGGCAGCAGGTCCCGCAGCCGGGGCGGCTTGGGCGCCTCCAGCCGTTTCTCCTCCAGGTTCAGCAGGATTTCCGACACGCCGAACAGGCCGATGGCGATGGGCACGAACCCCAGCCCCTCGGTCAGGGCAAGCGAGCCGAAGGTGAACCGCGGATACGCCGTGAGCTGGTCGAGCCCGACGGTCGCAAGCGCCAGGCCGAGCAGCACCATGGCCAGCGTCTTGACCGCGGAACCCGAGCCGATGAACGCGATCACCAGCAGCGCCGCCGACATGAGCACGAATTCGGCGGCGGGGCCCACGGCGAGCATGGCCCTGGCCAGCGGGGGCGCGAAGAAGATCAGGCCCAGCACCGACAGGCTGCCGCCGATGAAGCTGCCGACCGCGGCGATCATCAGGGCGGGACCCGCCCGCCCGCGGCGGGCCATCTCGTATCCGTCCAGGCAGGTGACCACACTCGCCGCCTCGCCCGGGATGCGGACCAGGATCGAGGTGGTCGAGCCGCCGTACATGGCCCCGTAGAAAATCCCCGCGAGCATGATGATCGCGGTTTCGGGCGGCAGGCTGAAGGTGAACGGCAGCAGCAGCGCCATCCCCGCGAGCGGAC from Azospirillaceae bacterium encodes the following:
- a CDS encoding tripartite tricarboxylate transporter permease — protein: MDNLGHLLDGFRVALTPTNLLWCLIGCFWGTVVGVLPGLGPLAGMALLLPFTFSLPPETAIIMLAGIFYGAMYGGSTTSILVRIPGEAASVVTCLDGYEMARRGRAGPALMIAAVGSFIGGSLSVLGLIFFAPPLARAMLAVGPAAEFVLMSAALLVIAFIGSGSAVKTLAMVLLGLALATVGLDQLTAYPRFTFGSLALTEGLGFVPIAIGLFGVSEILLNLEEKRLEAPKPPRLRDLLPRRADLQEAAPAIARGSVVGFVFGIVPGISHIVSTFVSYALEKRLSKRPEEFGKGAIAGVAGPETANNATTGSSMIPLLVLGIPAIPATAILLSAMLVHGVQPGPQLISDHPQVFWGLIASMYLGNLILLLLNLPFVGLFTSLLRIPSGILSPLVLLISIIGVYAVDASALDLMLMAGAGAIGYVLRKFSFDVAPLLLALVLGDRLETSFRRALTVSDGDYTVFVTGPAAQGLLTAIALVAALLVAARAFGWRKGLSGT